One Odontesthes bonariensis isolate fOdoBon6 chromosome 17, fOdoBon6.hap1, whole genome shotgun sequence genomic window carries:
- the LOC142366054 gene encoding tripartite motif-containing protein 16-like produces the protein MAQKGVQLDRESFCCSICLDLLKDPVTIPCGHSYCFHCVKGFWDGEDQKGIHSCPQCRQTFTARPVLGKNTMLAALVEQLKKTGLQAAPADHCYAGAEDVACDVCSGRKLKATKSCLSCLASYCEEHLQPHYDSAPLRKHKLVEPSKKLQENICSDHDEVMKIFCRTDQKCICYLCLMDEHKGHDTVSAAAERTERQRELEGSRQQIQQRIQDAEKDVKLLQQELEAIHRSADKTEEHSQKIFSQLIRLLQKRSSDVKQQIRSQQEAEGRRVKELQEKLEQEITELKRKDAELKQLSHTEDHSQFLHSCPSVAALRGATHSSSIQIRPLRHFEAVTAAVSELREKLQDILREEWANISLRVAEVDVLLSQPEPEPEPEPEPEPEPEPEPQPEPESRAGFLRYSCEITLDPNTANRYLLLSEGNRKVTVMGQPQSYSAHPDRFTGLCLQVLSRESLTGRCYWEVEMGGVYVAVAYKNISRAGSGNECVFGCNDKSWALRCDQSSYSFRYNNKETSISGPQASRVGVYLDHRAGILSFYSVSGTMTLLHRVQTTFTQPLWAGVRFPGSFVSGRSCKFLP, from the coding sequence ATGgcgcagaaaggagttcagctggaccgagaaagcttctgctgttcgatctgtttggatctgctgaaggatccggtgactattccctgtggacacagctactgctttcactgtgttaaaggcttctgggatggagaggatcagaagggaatccacagctgccctcagtgcaggcagacattcacagcgaggcctgtcctggggaaaaacaccatgttagcagctttagtggagcagctgaagaagactggactccaagctgctcctgctgatcactgctatgctggagctgaagatgtggcctgtgatgtctgctctgggaggaagctgaaagccaccaagtcctgtttatcctgcctggcctcttactgtgaggaacaccttcagcctcattatgattcagctccactcaggaaacacaagctggtggagccctccaagaagctccaggagaacatctgctctgatcacgatgaggtgatgaagattttCTGCCGTACGgatcagaagtgcatctgttatctctgcttaatggatgaacataaaggccacgacacagtgtcagctgcagcagaaaggactgagaggcagagagagctggaggggagtcggcagcagatccagcagagaatccaggacgcagagaaagatgtgaagctgcttcagcaggagctggaggccatccatcgctctgctgataaaacagaggagcacagccagaagatcttcagccagctgatccgtctcctccagaaaagaagctctgatgtgaagcagcagatcagatcccagcaggaagccgaagggaggcgagtcaaagagcttcaggagaagctggagcaggagatcactgagctgaagaggaaagatgctgagctgaagcagctctcacacacagaggatcacagccagtttctgcacagctgcccctcagtggcagcactcaggggggctacacactcatccagcatccagatccgtcctctgaggcactttgaggctgtgacagcagctgtgtcagagctcagagagaaactacaggacatcctgagagaggaatgggccaacatctcactgagagtcgctgaagtggatgttttactgtcacagccagaaccagaaccagaaccagaaccagaaccagaaccagaaccagaaccagaaccacaaccagaaccagagagcagagctggattcttaagatattcatgtgaaatcacactggatccaaacacagcaaacagatatctgttactgtcagaggggaacagaaaagtgacagtaATGGGTCAACCTCAGTCTTATTCTgctcatccagacagattcactggCTTGTGtcttcaggtcctgagcagagagagtctgactggacgttgttactgggaggtggagatgggaggagtttatgtagcagtcgcatacaagaacatcagcagagcaggaagtGGGAATGAATGTGTATTTGGTtgtaatgacaaatcttgggcgTTAAGATGTGACCAAAGCAGTTATTCATTTAGGTACAACAACaaggaaacctccatctcaggtcctcaggcctccagagtgggagtgtacctggatcacagagcaggtattctgtccttctacagcgtctctggaaccatgactctcctccacagagtccagaccacattcactcagccgctctggGCTGGAGTTAGGTTTCCTGGGTCGTTTGTTTCAGGAAGAAGTTGCAAATTTCTCCCCTGA